In Stutzerimonas stutzeri, a genomic segment contains:
- a CDS encoding carbohydrate ABC transporter permease: protein MATSTTAIPKAPLTDTTSESNERKPRRFGSSWFLVSPSVALLLLWMLVPLAMTVYFSTIRYNLLYPGENDFVGLENFEYFLTDAGFIPGMVNTLILVGSVLLISVVLGVLISALLEAADFAGRGIVRVMLISPFFIMPTVSALVWKNLIYHPVSGILAAVWKSFGAQPIDWLAQHPLASIVIIVSWQWLPFAILILMTAMQSLDQEQKEAARLDGAGPIAIFWHLTLPHLARPIAVVVMIETIFLLSVFAEIFTTTSGGPGYASTNLAYLIYNQALLQFDVGMASAGGLIAVVIANIAAIILVRMLGKNLTEKY, encoded by the coding sequence ATGGCCACCTCTACCACAGCCATCCCCAAGGCCCCTCTCACCGACACGACAAGCGAGTCGAACGAGCGCAAGCCACGACGATTCGGCTCCAGCTGGTTCCTCGTCAGCCCGTCCGTTGCGCTCTTGCTGCTATGGATGCTGGTGCCGCTGGCGATGACCGTCTACTTCTCGACGATTCGCTACAACCTGCTCTATCCCGGCGAAAACGATTTCGTCGGGTTGGAAAACTTCGAGTATTTCCTGACCGACGCCGGCTTCATCCCCGGCATGGTCAACACGCTGATTCTGGTCGGCAGCGTACTGCTGATCAGCGTGGTCCTCGGCGTGCTGATTTCCGCCCTGCTGGAGGCGGCGGACTTCGCCGGTCGCGGCATCGTGCGCGTCATGCTGATTTCGCCGTTCTTCATCATGCCCACGGTAAGCGCCCTGGTCTGGAAGAACCTGATTTACCACCCGGTGTCAGGCATTCTGGCCGCCGTCTGGAAGTCCTTTGGCGCGCAGCCAATCGACTGGCTGGCCCAACATCCGCTGGCCTCGATCGTGATCATCGTGTCCTGGCAATGGTTGCCCTTCGCGATCCTGATCCTGATGACGGCCATGCAGTCCCTCGACCAGGAGCAGAAGGAAGCCGCCCGCCTCGATGGCGCTGGCCCGATCGCCATTTTCTGGCACCTGACCCTACCGCATCTGGCGCGGCCGATTGCGGTGGTGGTGATGATCGAAACCATCTTCCTACTCTCCGTGTTCGCCGAGATCTTCACTACCACCAGTGGGGGTCCCGGATACGCATCGACCAACCTTGCCTATCTGATCTACAACCAGGCGCTGCTGCAGTTCGACGTCGGCATGGCATCGGCCGGCGGGCTGATTGCGGTGGTGATCGCCAATATCGCGGCGATCATCCTGGTGCGGATGCTCGGCAAGAATCTCACCGAAAAATACTGA
- a CDS encoding mannitol dehydrogenase family protein — MKLKRQNLPQLSAHIARPSYDLKAVTAGIAHIGVGGFHRAHQAAYTDALMNTGEGLDWGICGIGTRGDELSMRDALASQDYLYTLVELDDRPDTEVRIIGSIRDMLLVGENGSDTVVTRLADPAIRIVSLTITEGGYCMDDSTGEFNAALPQIKHDLENPRSPISVFGLLCAALARRRGQGIGPFTVMSCDNLPHNGDVTRKATLAFAHLVDTELAGWIERNVSFPNAMVDRITPMTSAAHRKDLRQKHGIDDAWPVVCEPFVQWVLEDKFVAGRPAWEKVGVQFTGDVSPYEEMKIKLLNGSHLALTYLGFLRGYRFVHETMADPLFVEYIRQYMDEDVTPQLAPVPGIDLTQYKQTLIDRFSNCAIADQLERVCSDGSSKFPKFTVPTINRLIADGAELDRAALVVAAWALYLRGVDENEDTYRIPDPRAEFCQSLVEEDEGLVDRLLGREEIFGAQIPRSAAFRDAFERNLLRLKTLGVSGTLDLLLTR; from the coding sequence ATGAAGTTGAAACGACAGAATCTGCCGCAGCTATCAGCGCACATTGCCCGCCCGAGTTATGACCTCAAGGCGGTCACTGCCGGTATCGCGCACATCGGCGTCGGCGGCTTTCACCGCGCGCATCAGGCAGCCTATACCGATGCGCTGATGAACACCGGTGAAGGCCTCGACTGGGGCATCTGCGGTATCGGTACACGGGGCGACGAGCTGAGCATGCGCGACGCCCTGGCCTCGCAGGACTATCTCTACACCTTGGTCGAGCTCGACGACCGACCTGATACCGAAGTGCGGATCATCGGCAGCATCCGCGACATGCTGCTGGTCGGCGAGAACGGTTCCGATACGGTGGTCACTCGGCTGGCTGATCCGGCGATTCGTATCGTGTCGCTGACCATAACCGAGGGCGGCTACTGCATGGACGATAGCACCGGCGAGTTCAACGCCGCGCTGCCACAAATCAAGCATGACCTGGAAAATCCACGCTCGCCGATCAGTGTCTTCGGCCTGCTGTGCGCCGCGCTGGCCCGGCGTCGCGGCCAGGGGATCGGCCCGTTCACCGTGATGTCTTGCGATAACCTGCCGCACAACGGCGATGTCACTCGCAAGGCGACCCTGGCCTTCGCCCATCTGGTCGATACCGAGCTAGCAGGCTGGATTGAACGAAACGTCAGCTTCCCCAACGCGATGGTCGACCGCATCACGCCAATGACCAGCGCAGCGCACCGCAAGGATCTCCGGCAGAAACACGGTATCGATGACGCCTGGCCCGTGGTCTGCGAACCCTTCGTGCAATGGGTCCTGGAAGACAAATTCGTCGCCGGGCGTCCGGCCTGGGAAAAGGTTGGCGTGCAGTTCACCGGAGATGTATCACCTTACGAAGAAATGAAAATCAAGCTACTCAACGGCAGCCACCTCGCCCTGACCTACCTGGGTTTCCTGCGCGGTTATCGCTTCGTGCACGAAACCATGGCCGACCCGCTGTTCGTCGAGTACATCCGCCAATACATGGATGAGGATGTCACGCCGCAGCTGGCGCCCGTGCCAGGCATCGATCTGACGCAGTACAAACAGACATTGATCGATCGCTTCTCCAATTGCGCCATCGCTGATCAGCTGGAGCGCGTCTGCTCCGACGGCTCATCGAAATTTCCCAAGTTCACCGTGCCGACGATCAACCGTCTGATCGCCGACGGTGCCGAACTGGACCGCGCCGCGCTGGTGGTGGCGGCGTGGGCGCTGTATCTGCGCGGCGTAGACGAGAACGAAGATACATACCGGATTCCGGACCCGCGCGCCGAGTTCTGCCAGTCGCTGGTGGAGGAAGACGAGGGGCTCGTCGATCGCTTACTTGGTCGGGAGGAGATTTTCGGCGCTCAGATCCCTCGCTCGGCGGCGTTCCGCGATGCCTTCGAGCGCAACCTGCTGCGGTTGAAGACACTCGGTGTCAGCGGAACGCTCGATCTGCTGCTGACCCGCTGA
- a CDS encoding carbohydrate ABC transporter permease → MLTLKQSRRLNTLVVGLFAWAVALLLFFPIFWMILTSFKTEIDAFATPPQFIFTPTLENYLHIQDRSGYFKYAWNSVTISFGATALGMLIAIPAAYSMAFYETKRTKGTLLWMLSTKMLPPVGVLVPIYLLAKQFGLLDSRTVLIVIYTLINLPILVWMIYTYFKDIPRDILEAARMDGATLMQEMVRVLLPISKGGLASTMLLSLILCWNEAFWSLNLTSSNAAPLTALIASYSSPEGLFWAKLSAVSTLACAPILIFGWISQKQLVRGLSFGAVK, encoded by the coding sequence ATGCTTACGCTCAAACAAAGTCGCCGCCTCAATACCCTCGTCGTCGGGCTTTTCGCGTGGGCCGTGGCGCTGCTGCTGTTCTTTCCAATCTTCTGGATGATCCTGACCAGCTTCAAGACCGAGATCGACGCGTTCGCCACCCCGCCGCAGTTCATCTTCACGCCGACGCTGGAGAACTACCTGCACATCCAGGACCGCAGCGGCTACTTCAAGTACGCCTGGAACTCGGTGACGATTTCCTTTGGCGCCACCGCGCTGGGCATGCTGATCGCCATTCCCGCCGCCTACTCCATGGCCTTCTACGAGACCAAGCGGACCAAGGGCACGCTGTTGTGGATGCTCTCCACCAAGATGCTGCCGCCGGTGGGCGTGCTTGTGCCGATCTATCTGCTGGCCAAGCAGTTTGGCCTGCTCGACAGCCGCACGGTACTGATCGTCATCTACACGCTGATCAACCTGCCGATTCTGGTCTGGATGATCTACACCTACTTCAAGGACATCCCCCGCGACATCCTCGAAGCGGCGCGAATGGACGGCGCGACCCTGATGCAGGAGATGGTTCGCGTGCTCTTGCCGATCAGCAAGGGCGGGCTCGCCTCAACGATGCTGCTGTCGCTGATCCTGTGCTGGAACGAGGCATTCTGGTCATTGAACCTCACCTCCTCCAACGCCGCCCCGCTGACCGCACTGATCGCCTCCTACTCCAGTCCTGAAGGACTGTTCTGGGCCAAGCTCTCGGCTGTGTCCACTCTCGCCTGTGCGCCCATCTTGATATTCGGCTGGATCAGCCAGAAGCAGCTAGTCCGAGGCCTGTCGTTCGGCGCCGTGAAATAG
- a CDS encoding ABC transporter ATP-binding protein — translation MADLKVHNLKKSFDGNDIIKGIDLDIRDREFVVFVGPSGCGKSTLLRLIAGLEEVSSGKIELDGRDITDLGPAKRDLAMVFQTYALYPHMTVRKNMSFALDLAGADKQEVARKIEAAARTLELEPLLERKPRQLSGGQRQRVAIGRAIVRNPKVFLFDEPLSNLDAALRVQMRLELSRLHQELQATMIYVTHDQVEAMTLADKVVVLNGGRIEQVGSPMELYHNPANLFVAGFLGTPKMGFLKGRVSRTEAAGVEVELEAGCRLYLPLGGEALSAGDPVTLGIRPEHLNRGSEDDCQLTVKADVSERLGSDTYCHVITQNNEPLTMRIRGDFTPRYGETLSLTLDAAHCHLFDSNGLAVGQPLQQVA, via the coding sequence ATGGCAGACCTGAAAGTCCACAACCTGAAGAAAAGCTTCGACGGCAACGACATCATCAAGGGCATCGACCTGGACATTCGCGACCGCGAATTCGTCGTCTTCGTCGGCCCGTCCGGCTGCGGCAAATCGACCCTGCTGCGCCTGATCGCCGGGCTCGAGGAAGTCAGCAGCGGCAAGATCGAGCTCGATGGTCGCGACATCACCGACCTCGGCCCGGCCAAGCGCGACCTGGCCATGGTGTTTCAGACCTACGCGCTGTATCCGCACATGACGGTGCGCAAGAACATGTCCTTCGCGCTCGACCTGGCCGGCGCCGACAAACAGGAAGTCGCGCGCAAGATCGAGGCCGCCGCCCGCACACTTGAACTGGAGCCGCTGCTTGAGCGCAAACCGCGTCAGCTCTCCGGCGGTCAGCGCCAGCGTGTCGCCATCGGCCGCGCCATCGTGCGCAACCCCAAGGTATTTCTGTTCGACGAACCGCTATCGAACCTTGACGCGGCGCTACGTGTACAGATGCGTCTTGAGCTGTCGCGTCTGCATCAGGAACTGCAAGCCACAATGATTTACGTGACCCATGATCAGGTCGAAGCCATGACCCTGGCCGACAAGGTGGTGGTGCTCAACGGTGGTCGTATCGAACAGGTCGGCTCACCGATGGAGCTCTACCATAATCCGGCCAACCTGTTCGTCGCGGGCTTTCTCGGCACGCCGAAGATGGGCTTTCTCAAGGGCCGTGTCAGCCGGACCGAAGCGGCCGGCGTCGAAGTCGAGTTAGAAGCTGGCTGCCGACTGTATCTACCCCTAGGTGGCGAGGCACTGTCTGCCGGCGATCCGGTCACGCTGGGCATCCGTCCGGAGCACCTCAACCGCGGCAGTGAAGACGATTGCCAGCTCACCGTAAAAGCCGACGTGAGCGAGCGGCTGGGTAGCGACACCTACTGCCACGTGATCACGCAGAACAACGAGCCGTTGACCATGCGCATCCGTGGAGACTTTACCCCGCGTTACGGCGAGACGCTGTCGCTGACATTGGACGCTGCCCATTGCCACCTGTTCGACAGCAACGGCCTGGCCGTCGGCCAGCCGTTGCAGCAGGTCGCCTGA
- a CDS encoding ABC transporter substrate-binding protein: protein MKISRLLLGTACIASFGMAQAAETVTVATVNNADMIRMQRLSKTFEEKNPDIKLNWVVLEENVLRQRLTTDIATDGGQFDVLTIGMYEASLWGQKGWLAPMSDLPDTYDLDDVFPSVREGLSVDGALYALPFYAESSMTYYRTDLFKQAGLDMPEHPTWTQMAEFAKKLHKPGEDQYGICLRGKAGWGENMALVTTVANSFGARWFDEKWQPEFNGPEWTKAASFYVDTLSKYGPPGASSNGFNENLALFNSGKCAMWVDATVAGSFVTDSSQSKVADKVGFAFAPQQETDKGSAWLYSWALAIPTSSQQKEAAKTFAAWATSKDYAKLVAETDGVANVPPGTRESTYNDAYMAAAPFAQITLESLKQADPASPSAKPVPYVGIQLVTIPEFQAIGTQVGKMFSAALTGQMPVEQMLTAVQQSTAREMKRAGYPK from the coding sequence ATGAAGATTTCACGCTTGCTGCTCGGTACGGCCTGCATCGCCTCGTTCGGCATGGCGCAGGCCGCCGAAACCGTGACCGTCGCGACGGTCAACAACGCGGACATGATTCGCATGCAGCGCCTGTCCAAGACCTTCGAAGAAAAGAACCCCGACATCAAACTCAACTGGGTGGTGCTGGAAGAGAACGTTCTGCGCCAACGACTGACCACCGATATCGCTACTGACGGCGGCCAGTTCGATGTGTTGACCATCGGCATGTACGAAGCGTCGCTCTGGGGCCAGAAGGGTTGGCTCGCACCGATGAGCGATCTGCCCGACACCTACGACCTCGACGATGTCTTCCCCTCGGTACGTGAGGGGTTGTCGGTCGATGGCGCCCTGTACGCCCTGCCCTTCTATGCCGAAAGCTCGATGACCTACTACCGCACCGACTTGTTCAAGCAGGCCGGTCTGGACATGCCGGAGCATCCCACCTGGACGCAGATGGCAGAGTTCGCCAAAAAGCTGCACAAGCCGGGCGAGGACCAGTACGGCATCTGCCTGCGCGGCAAGGCCGGCTGGGGCGAAAACATGGCGCTGGTGACCACCGTGGCCAATTCGTTCGGCGCACGCTGGTTCGATGAAAAGTGGCAACCCGAATTCAACGGTCCGGAGTGGACCAAGGCGGCCAGTTTCTATGTCGACACGTTGAGCAAATACGGCCCGCCGGGTGCGTCCAGCAACGGATTCAACGAGAACCTGGCACTGTTCAACAGCGGCAAGTGCGCCATGTGGGTCGATGCGACGGTTGCCGGCTCATTCGTCACCGACAGTTCGCAGAGCAAGGTCGCCGATAAAGTCGGCTTCGCCTTCGCCCCGCAGCAGGAAACAGATAAGGGCTCGGCCTGGCTGTATTCCTGGGCATTGGCGATTCCGACCAGCTCGCAACAGAAGGAAGCCGCCAAGACCTTTGCCGCCTGGGCCACTTCGAAGGATTACGCCAAGCTCGTCGCCGAAACCGATGGCGTCGCCAACGTGCCGCCGGGCACTCGCGAGTCGACCTACAACGACGCGTACATGGCCGCTGCACCCTTCGCCCAGATCACCCTGGAGTCGCTGAAGCAGGCTGACCCGGCATCGCCGTCCGCCAAGCCGGTGCCCTATGTAGGCATCCAGCTGGTGACCATTCCCGAGTTCCAGGCCATAGGCACCCAGGTCGGCAAGATGTTTTCTGCCGCACTGACCGGGCAGATGCCGGTCGAGCAGATGCTCACTGCGGTCCAGCAGTCCACAGCCCGAGAGATGAAGCGCGCCGGCTACCCCAAGTAG
- a CDS encoding acyl-CoA dehydrogenase, whose protein sequence is MNFAYFPKVQELRERVQAFMDAHVYPAEKIFYQQVSEGDRWQPTAIVEELKAKAKAEGLWNLFLPDSELGFGLTNTEYAPLAEIMGSSGLGPEAFNCSAPDTGNMEVLVRYGSEEHKKQWLEPLLRGEIRSAFGMTEPGVASSDATNMEARAVREGDEWVINGRKWWTSGACDPRCKVMIFMGLTNPDAPRHQQHSMILVPMDAPGLKVLRPLPVFGYDDAPHGHAEVLLENVRVPYENVLLGEGRGFEIAQGRLGPGRIHHCMRSVGVAERALKLMCERSVNRTAFGKPLARLGANLDHIAECRIEINMARLLTLNAAYMMDTVGNKIAASEIAQIKVVAPNVALKVIDRAIQIHGGAGVSEDFPLAHWWAMQRTLRLADGPDEVHRASIAKHELGKYFPREMLRSR, encoded by the coding sequence ATGAATTTCGCCTATTTCCCCAAGGTTCAAGAGCTGCGTGAGCGCGTCCAGGCGTTCATGGATGCGCATGTCTATCCTGCTGAAAAGATCTTCTACCAACAGGTAAGCGAGGGAGACCGCTGGCAGCCCACCGCGATCGTCGAAGAGCTCAAGGCCAAGGCGAAAGCCGAAGGATTGTGGAACCTCTTTTTGCCCGATTCCGAACTGGGCTTTGGGCTGACCAATACCGAATACGCGCCGCTGGCCGAAATCATGGGCAGCTCCGGCCTTGGCCCAGAGGCATTCAACTGCTCGGCGCCGGACACCGGCAATATGGAAGTGCTGGTTCGTTACGGCAGCGAAGAGCACAAGAAGCAGTGGCTTGAGCCACTGCTGCGTGGGGAAATCCGCTCCGCCTTCGGCATGACTGAGCCGGGTGTGGCGTCTTCCGATGCCACCAATATGGAGGCCCGCGCGGTTCGCGAGGGTGACGAGTGGGTTATCAATGGTCGTAAATGGTGGACGTCCGGTGCCTGTGATCCACGCTGCAAGGTCATGATTTTCATGGGCCTCACCAACCCGGATGCACCGCGCCACCAGCAGCATTCGATGATCCTCGTACCGATGGACGCACCGGGTCTGAAGGTGCTGCGTCCGCTACCGGTGTTCGGCTACGACGACGCACCGCACGGCCACGCCGAAGTGTTGCTGGAAAACGTGCGGGTGCCGTACGAGAACGTGCTACTCGGCGAAGGCCGCGGCTTCGAAATTGCACAAGGCCGCCTCGGCCCGGGCCGCATTCACCACTGCATGCGTTCCGTGGGTGTCGCCGAGCGCGCGCTGAAACTGATGTGCGAACGTTCGGTGAACCGCACCGCATTCGGTAAGCCGTTGGCGCGATTGGGTGCCAACCTGGACCATATCGCCGAATGCCGCATCGAGATCAACATGGCGCGCCTGCTAACGCTCAATGCGGCGTACATGATGGATACCGTGGGCAACAAGATTGCCGCCAGTGAGATAGCGCAGATCAAGGTCGTTGCACCAAACGTGGCGTTGAAGGTTATCGACCGCGCCATTCAGATCCATGGTGGTGCTGGTGTTTCCGAAGACTTCCCGCTGGCGCACTGGTGGGCGATGCAGCGCACCCTGCGTCTGGCCGATGGCCCGGACGAGGTGCATCGCGCATCGATCGCCAAGCATGAGTTAGGCAAGTATTTCCCACGGGAAATGCTGCGCAGCCGCTGA
- a CDS encoding carbohydrate kinase family protein, protein MYLVCGEALFDVFATPSGTRSNRLNLEAVAGGSPFNVAVGLARLGTPCALFTGISNDHLGQQLRQVLEEEGVDCRYLAAFDAPTTLAMVALGANGVPIYSFRGEGCADRLPRDEHLAPLGEDIQGIHVGSYSLVTAPVADTLLALIRRESGNRLISLDPNIRLNVEPDVLRWRERVEAFAERAHVIKVSDEDLALLYPGEAPEAIAQRWLQGSCALVLLTRGGAGAQLFSRRHGARYAAARSVTVRDTVGAGDTFQAALLSYLHEHGLNSPGALADIEPGQLEAMLSFAMQAASITCSRQGPELPYRYEII, encoded by the coding sequence ATGTACCTGGTCTGTGGCGAAGCCCTGTTCGACGTATTTGCGACGCCCTCGGGCACCCGTAGCAACCGCTTGAATCTCGAGGCGGTAGCCGGTGGATCGCCCTTCAACGTTGCCGTCGGGCTGGCCAGGTTGGGCACGCCCTGCGCACTCTTCACCGGCATATCCAACGATCATCTGGGCCAGCAGCTGCGCCAGGTGCTCGAAGAGGAAGGCGTTGATTGCCGCTATCTGGCGGCTTTCGACGCGCCGACCACCCTAGCGATGGTCGCGCTCGGGGCCAACGGCGTGCCGATCTACAGTTTTCGCGGAGAAGGATGCGCCGACCGCTTACCCCGTGATGAGCATCTCGCCCCGCTTGGCGAGGACATCCAAGGCATTCATGTCGGCTCCTATTCGCTGGTGACCGCACCGGTTGCCGATACCCTGCTGGCGCTAATACGCCGCGAAAGCGGTAATCGTCTGATTTCCCTGGACCCGAATATCCGACTCAACGTCGAGCCGGACGTGCTGCGCTGGCGCGAGCGGGTCGAAGCCTTTGCCGAGCGCGCGCACGTGATCAAGGTCAGCGATGAAGACCTGGCGCTGCTCTACCCCGGTGAAGCGCCCGAAGCCATTGCCCAGCGGTGGCTGCAAGGAAGCTGCGCATTGGTGCTGCTGACTCGCGGGGGCGCTGGCGCGCAGCTGTTCAGTCGGCGTCATGGCGCGCGGTATGCGGCGGCCAGAAGCGTCACGGTGCGCGACACCGTCGGTGCCGGCGATACCTTTCAAGCGGCGTTGCTGAGCTACCTCCATGAGCACGGCCTGAATTCCCCAGGCGCATTGGCAGACATAGAGCCTGGTCAGTTGGAAGCGATGTTGAGTTTCGCGATGCAGGCGGCATCGATCACCTGTTCCAGACAAGGTCCCGAGCTGCCTTACCGATACGAAATCATCTGA
- a CDS encoding AraC family transcriptional regulator, whose protein sequence is MKALKITDPSYELMDDHHGNSLIYREHGFPCPLVRWHNHKEYELHLIVASSGKVFVGDYVGNFGPDSLFLTGPHLPHNWISQVEDGEVVTKRDMLVNFTDELFEAGHSVFSELRSFTPMLERSRYGIEFRCPQTIAQARQLMQQIADSRGATRLGYFLIMLELLARCDDYQLLSGATSAQLSDEHHADRTNMAVNYIFDNYMRELPLEEVASHLGMKPTYFSRFFKRATGRCYVEFVNSLRISKSCELLLDQDKPVTDVCFESGFNNLSNFNRRFQQLKGMTPSCYRRLIEQRLTEQNLAS, encoded by the coding sequence ATGAAAGCGTTGAAGATCACCGATCCATCCTATGAACTGATGGACGATCACCACGGCAACTCGCTGATCTACCGGGAGCACGGGTTCCCTTGCCCACTGGTTCGCTGGCACAACCATAAAGAGTACGAGCTGCACCTGATCGTGGCCAGCTCGGGCAAGGTCTTCGTCGGCGACTACGTCGGTAACTTCGGTCCGGACAGCCTGTTCCTGACCGGGCCGCACCTGCCGCACAACTGGATCAGCCAGGTCGAGGACGGCGAAGTGGTGACCAAGCGCGACATGCTGGTGAATTTCACCGACGAGCTGTTCGAGGCGGGCCACAGCGTTTTTTCCGAACTGCGCAGCTTCACACCGATGCTCGAACGCTCCCGCTACGGAATCGAGTTCCGTTGCCCGCAAACCATCGCCCAGGCGCGCCAGCTGATGCAGCAGATCGCCGACAGCCGCGGCGCCACCCGCCTCGGCTATTTCCTGATCATGCTCGAGCTCCTCGCGCGCTGTGACGACTACCAGTTGCTCTCCGGCGCGACCTCGGCGCAACTGAGCGACGAGCACCATGCCGATCGCACCAACATGGCGGTCAACTACATCTTCGACAACTACATGCGCGAGCTGCCCCTTGAAGAGGTGGCCAGCCACCTCGGTATGAAGCCCACCTACTTCTCGCGCTTCTTCAAGCGCGCAACCGGCCGCTGCTACGTCGAGTTCGTCAACAGCCTGCGCATCAGCAAATCCTGCGAGCTGCTGCTGGATCAGGACAAGCCTGTCACCGACGTCTGCTTCGAGTCGGGCTTCAACAACCTGTCCAATTTCAACCGCCGCTTCCAGCAGCTCAAGGGCATGACGCCGTCGTGCTATCGCCGCCTGATCGAGCAGCGTCTGACCGAGCAGAACCTGGCCAGCTGA
- the xylB gene encoding xylulokinase translates to MFLGIDCGTQGTKALLLDAASGRVLGQGSASHALISGANGRREQDTEQWISAFTAATAAALAEAGVDGRTVLGIGVSGQQHGLVTLDAEGQVLRPAKLWCDTESAAENQRLLEWLGGEQGSLQRLGVVIAPGYTVSKLLWMKEQHPRLFARIAHILLPHDYVNYWLTGRCTSEHGDASGTGYFNVRTRQWDHALLRHIDPSGRLERALPDLIEPYQPIGRIRSDLAARLGLNPQAIVASGGGDNMMGAIGTGNIRPGAITMSLGTSGTLYAFAEEPHISPQPSVATFCSSSGGWLPLICTMNMTNANGAIRELLQLDLYQFNALVAQAPIGAEGVTVLPFLNGERVPALPQATASLHGLTADNMTRANLCRAVVEGVTFGLRYGLDLLRESGIRSERIQLIGGGAKNPLWRQIVADMMATPVVCTSHSEAAALGGAIQAAWCHARQIQPQASLVEICERCVSVDEATAVEPDANAVQAYEQAYRRYRNLVIASYGQRTPPDLTTVAP, encoded by the coding sequence ATGTTTCTAGGTATCGATTGCGGCACCCAGGGCACCAAGGCGCTGCTGCTAGACGCTGCCAGCGGTCGCGTGCTGGGCCAGGGCTCGGCTAGCCATGCGCTGATAAGTGGCGCAAACGGGCGACGCGAGCAAGATACCGAGCAGTGGATCTCTGCCTTCACAGCTGCCACTGCAGCTGCTCTTGCCGAAGCAGGTGTCGACGGTCGCACCGTGCTGGGCATCGGTGTTTCAGGGCAACAGCATGGTCTCGTGACACTCGATGCCGAGGGTCAGGTGCTTCGCCCGGCCAAGCTCTGGTGCGACACGGAATCTGCAGCGGAGAACCAACGGCTGCTCGAATGGCTGGGCGGTGAACAGGGTTCGCTGCAGCGCCTCGGGGTGGTCATAGCCCCTGGCTACACGGTATCCAAATTGTTGTGGATGAAGGAGCAGCACCCCCGACTGTTCGCCCGCATCGCGCATATCCTGCTGCCCCATGACTACGTGAATTACTGGCTGACCGGCCGTTGCACAAGCGAACACGGTGATGCGTCAGGGACGGGTTATTTCAATGTCCGTACCCGTCAGTGGGACCATGCGCTGCTGCGCCATATCGATCCAAGCGGCCGACTGGAGCGCGCCCTGCCTGATCTGATCGAGCCCTATCAACCGATCGGGCGGATACGCTCTGATCTGGCCGCCCGGCTGGGACTGAACCCCCAAGCCATCGTGGCCAGCGGGGGGGGCGACAACATGATGGGTGCCATCGGCACCGGTAATATCCGCCCCGGGGCGATCACCATGAGCCTTGGCACCTCGGGCACACTCTATGCCTTCGCCGAGGAACCACACATCAGTCCCCAGCCGTCAGTGGCGACCTTCTGCTCGTCCAGCGGTGGCTGGCTGCCGCTGATCTGCACCATGAACATGACCAACGCGAACGGCGCCATTCGCGAGCTGCTGCAACTCGACCTCTATCAGTTCAATGCCTTGGTGGCACAGGCTCCCATTGGTGCCGAAGGCGTAACCGTGCTGCCTTTTTTGAATGGCGAGCGCGTGCCCGCCCTGCCCCAGGCGACAGCCAGCCTGCACGGCCTGACTGCGGACAACATGACCCGTGCCAATCTCTGCCGCGCCGTGGTCGAGGGCGTGACCTTCGGCTTGCGGTACGGGTTGGATCTGCTCCGTGAGAGCGGGATTCGCAGCGAGCGGATCCAGTTGATCGGCGGTGGTGCGAAAAATCCGCTGTGGCGGCAGATCGTCGCCGACATGATGGCCACGCCAGTGGTCTGCACCTCTCATAGCGAGGCCGCGGCGCTCGGTGGCGCGATCCAGGCGGCCTGGTGCCACGCCAGGCAAATCCAGCCACAGGCCAGCCTTGTCGAGATTTGTGAACGTTGCGTCAGCGTTGACGAAGCAACCGCCGTCGAGCCTGATGCCAACGCAGTTCAGGCTTATGAACAGGCCTACCGGCGCTATCGAAATCTGGTCATCGCCAGCTACGGTCAGCGCACGCCGCCGGATCTGACGACGGTCGCGCCGTAA